One genomic segment of Mycolicibacterium psychrotolerans includes these proteins:
- a CDS encoding DUF3533 domain-containing protein yields MRARLRAIPLELRKVAAVLGIALVLGASFVAAYTIALGRPVPRHLPVGVVGDASPQLLAEMQQRSQEFEPHRYPTRAAAVQAVGEQEITAVIDTTAVPPELLISSASDPSSARVLTQIDQAASGQLALTIVDLHPLPAADPAGLATFYLIIAATILGFVTMFQLRANVKTLTLGRWLGCLAVLAVVGGATLAAVAGPVLGALSTPFPVLWALVSAQIGVAAMFNSAMLVMIHRWAIIPTWLVFILLGNTSSGGAVSATLLPQPFSFLNHALPSGAAVSAIHSATYFPDHQRSGPYVVLAVWLMASTAVLVIASHRLKRSPAQA; encoded by the coding sequence GTGAGGGCACGCCTGCGGGCGATCCCGCTGGAACTGCGCAAGGTCGCCGCCGTGCTCGGTATCGCGCTGGTGCTCGGCGCGTCGTTCGTCGCCGCCTACACGATCGCGCTGGGCCGACCGGTCCCGCGCCACCTTCCGGTGGGCGTCGTGGGGGACGCGTCGCCGCAACTGCTCGCCGAAATGCAGCAGCGCTCCCAAGAATTCGAGCCTCATCGCTATCCGACCCGCGCCGCGGCGGTGCAGGCGGTGGGCGAGCAGGAGATCACCGCGGTCATCGACACCACCGCCGTCCCGCCCGAGCTGCTGATCTCCAGTGCCAGCGACCCGTCGTCGGCGCGCGTCCTGACCCAGATCGACCAGGCGGCCTCGGGGCAGCTCGCGCTGACGATCGTCGACCTGCACCCGCTGCCCGCCGCCGACCCCGCCGGGCTGGCGACGTTCTACCTCATCATCGCCGCGACGATCCTCGGGTTCGTGACCATGTTCCAGCTGCGCGCCAACGTCAAGACGTTGACGCTGGGCCGCTGGCTGGGCTGCCTCGCGGTGCTGGCGGTGGTCGGCGGGGCGACCCTGGCCGCCGTCGCCGGCCCGGTGCTCGGCGCGTTGAGCACGCCGTTCCCGGTGCTGTGGGCGCTGGTGTCCGCGCAGATCGGCGTCGCCGCGATGTTCAACTCGGCGATGCTGGTGATGATCCACCGCTGGGCGATCATCCCGACCTGGCTGGTGTTCATCCTGCTCGGCAACACCTCCTCGGGCGGCGCGGTGTCGGCGACGCTGCTGCCACAGCCGTTCTCCTTCCTCAACCACGCGCTGCCCAGCGGCGCGGCCGTCTCGGCGATCCACTCGGCGACCTACTTCCCCGATCATCAGCGGTCCGGCCCGTATGTGGTGCTCGCCGTGTGGCTCATGGCGTCGACCGCCGTGCTAGTGATTGCGTCACATCGGCTGAAGCGCTCCCCTGCGCAGGCGTAA
- a CDS encoding AAA family ATPase, whose amino-acid sequence MVLTDEFRHALELLGGGGHVFLTGKAGTGKSTLIRRFMADTDRSVVVVAPTGIAALNVDGYTIHRLFGFRTTTTLEDIRGGDYRPGRFTKTLASLQTLIIDEASMVRADVFDMVAAALARFGPAPGTPFGGVQIVLVGDLYQLPPVVSEHEAGFFSSTYETPYFFSARAFRRDDFPTVSLTTVFRQLGDDRMTAILNEIREGVLLGHAQEQLNARADKDFVPPDDEFWLTLAPTNRLVTARNRQQLERLPGDEFVHHAKASGDLSLFDPPVEETLRFKVGAQVMMLNNDQGDRWINGSIGRVVGVGYDRYGAVVDVEFQDGSCADVAPFTWEATRPVLAGGSLSREVIGSYTQLPFKLAWAITIHKSQGQTLDRVVVDLTGGMFSTGQLYVALSRCTSLAGLVLKRPVLPKDLKTDRRIARFLREAGDGSGARRFCAFGMLTVGDEGRMSRPRPVELAVAFDDGTAVTTLINPQRDLADARTAYGITVSDVLLAPTLREAWAVIAPMLAGFTPVGAGVDEQLGLMDFELKRLGYVTAMPLGVELRGTRVTGRTALERARAALKAFRVSDTADGSTAFEEPDAVEVSGLLVSRDPTAPTPTADHLPGLSALLRISRDVGAVLLGAQPAPGAASTWDAAARQSVADQLRAAASRVRLTDDVLHRLRDAESLLGCDIAGDIASAGRHAADEALVPGVRICFTGIAQDEAGRIVDREEMERLAVSAGLAPVKSVSKTRCDVLVTAEAGTQSGKARKAVEYGKPVLTADEFFAWLAARPRLPAE is encoded by the coding sequence ATCGTGTTGACCGACGAATTCCGCCACGCACTCGAGCTGCTCGGCGGCGGCGGTCACGTCTTCCTCACCGGCAAGGCCGGCACCGGCAAGTCGACGCTGATCCGCCGCTTCATGGCCGACACCGACCGCAGTGTCGTCGTGGTGGCGCCGACGGGGATCGCCGCGCTCAACGTCGACGGCTACACCATCCACCGCTTGTTCGGCTTCCGCACCACCACGACGCTCGAGGACATCCGCGGCGGCGACTACCGGCCCGGCCGCTTCACCAAGACGCTGGCCTCGCTGCAGACGCTGATCATCGACGAGGCGTCGATGGTGCGCGCCGACGTCTTCGACATGGTCGCCGCCGCGCTGGCCCGGTTCGGCCCCGCGCCGGGCACCCCGTTCGGGGGCGTGCAGATCGTGCTCGTCGGCGACCTCTACCAGTTGCCGCCAGTGGTCAGCGAGCACGAGGCGGGGTTCTTCAGCTCTACCTATGAGACGCCGTACTTCTTCTCCGCCCGCGCGTTCCGCCGCGACGATTTCCCGACCGTGTCGCTGACCACGGTCTTCCGCCAGCTCGGCGACGACCGGATGACGGCCATTCTCAACGAGATTCGCGAGGGCGTGCTGCTGGGGCACGCGCAGGAGCAGCTCAACGCTCGCGCCGACAAGGACTTCGTTCCGCCCGACGACGAGTTCTGGCTGACGCTCGCGCCGACGAACCGCCTGGTGACCGCACGCAACCGTCAGCAGCTCGAGCGGCTGCCCGGCGACGAATTCGTGCATCACGCCAAGGCTTCCGGGGATCTGAGCCTGTTCGACCCGCCGGTCGAGGAGACGCTGCGGTTCAAGGTCGGCGCCCAGGTGATGATGCTGAACAACGACCAGGGCGACCGCTGGATCAACGGAAGCATCGGTCGGGTGGTGGGGGTCGGGTACGACCGCTACGGCGCCGTCGTCGACGTCGAGTTCCAGGACGGCTCGTGCGCCGACGTCGCACCGTTCACCTGGGAGGCCACCCGGCCGGTGCTGGCGGGCGGGTCGCTGAGCCGGGAGGTGATCGGGTCCTACACGCAGTTGCCGTTCAAGCTGGCGTGGGCGATCACGATCCACAAGAGCCAGGGCCAGACGCTGGACCGCGTGGTCGTCGACCTGACCGGCGGCATGTTCTCCACCGGCCAGCTGTACGTCGCGCTGAGCCGGTGCACGTCGCTGGCCGGGCTGGTGCTGAAAAGGCCTGTGCTGCCGAAGGATCTGAAGACCGACCGGCGCATCGCCCGGTTCCTGCGCGAGGCGGGCGACGGCTCCGGGGCGCGGCGGTTCTGCGCGTTCGGGATGCTGACGGTCGGCGACGAGGGCCGGATGTCGCGGCCGCGGCCGGTGGAGCTCGCGGTCGCGTTCGACGACGGCACCGCGGTGACCACGCTGATCAACCCGCAGCGTGACCTGGCCGACGCGCGAACCGCCTACGGCATCACGGTGTCCGACGTGCTGCTGGCGCCCACGCTGCGCGAGGCGTGGGCGGTGATCGCGCCGATGCTCGCCGGGTTCACCCCGGTGGGCGCCGGGGTGGACGAGCAGCTCGGGCTGATGGACTTCGAGCTCAAGCGGCTGGGCTACGTCACCGCGATGCCGTTGGGCGTCGAGCTGCGCGGTACGCGGGTCACGGGGCGCACTGCGCTCGAGCGGGCCCGCGCGGCGCTGAAAGCCTTCCGCGTAAGCGACACCGCGGACGGGTCGACGGCGTTCGAGGAGCCGGACGCCGTGGAGGTCTCCGGACTTCTGGTCAGCCGGGACCCGACGGCGCCGACGCCCACGGCCGACCATCTGCCGGGGCTGTCGGCGCTGCTGCGGATCAGTCGCGACGTCGGCGCCGTCCTGCTCGGCGCGCAGCCGGCGCCGGGCGCGGCGTCGACCTGGGACGCCGCGGCGCGCCAGTCGGTGGCCGACCAGCTGCGCGCGGCGGCGTCGCGGGTGCGGCTCACCGACGACGTGCTCCACCGGCTGCGGGACGCAGAGTCCTTGCTCGGATGCGATATCGCAGGCGATATCGCATCTGCGGGTCGGCACGCCGCCGACGAGGCCCTCGTCCCGGGCGTGAGGATCTGCTTCACCGGCATCGCCCAGGATGAGGCTGGACGCATCGTGGACCGCGAGGAGATGGAACGGCTCGCGGTGTCGGCGGGGCTCGCACCGGTGAAGTCGGTGAGCAAGACCCGCTGCGACGTACTGGTGACGGCGGAGGCCGGCACGCAGTCGGGCAAGGCGCGCAAGGCCGTCGAGTACGGCAAGCCGGTGCTGACGGCCGACGAGTTCTTCGCCTGGCTCGCCGCCCGCCCCCGCTTGCCCGCAGAGTAG
- a CDS encoding DUF6766 family protein, translating to MTHARRGWVRDNGLLLACLGLFAVFFASMVVSGTAAHNAEEREHGSTDTVSVVGYLRTGDFVEATFENWESEFLQMGMYVVLTAFLFQRGSSESKPMESDAPQDRDPHTVPITPKTPWPVRHGGAVLTVYEYSLAIAFFALFFASWALHAVGGVAAYNDEGRQHGEAAISVWRYVTTSQFWFESMQNWQSEFVAVAAIVGLSIFLRQRGSPESKPVADPHHETSA from the coding sequence GTGACGCACGCACGCCGGGGCTGGGTCCGCGATAACGGTCTGTTGCTGGCCTGTCTGGGGCTGTTCGCGGTGTTCTTCGCCAGCATGGTGGTGTCTGGCACGGCCGCCCACAACGCCGAAGAACGCGAACACGGTTCAACGGACACGGTGTCGGTGGTCGGCTACCTGCGGACCGGGGATTTCGTCGAGGCCACGTTCGAGAACTGGGAATCGGAATTCCTGCAGATGGGCATGTACGTCGTGCTCACGGCATTCCTGTTCCAGCGCGGTTCGTCGGAGTCCAAGCCGATGGAGAGCGACGCGCCGCAGGACCGCGACCCGCACACGGTCCCGATCACACCGAAGACGCCGTGGCCGGTGCGCCACGGCGGCGCGGTGCTGACCGTCTACGAGTACTCGCTGGCGATCGCGTTCTTCGCACTGTTCTTCGCATCGTGGGCGCTGCACGCCGTGGGTGGCGTCGCCGCCTACAACGACGAGGGCCGCCAGCACGGCGAGGCGGCGATCTCGGTGTGGCGCTACGTCACCACATCCCAGTTCTGGTTCGAGTCGATGCAGAACTGGCAGAGCGAGTTCGTCGCCGTCGCCGCGATCGTCGGGCTGTCGATCTTCCTGCGGCAGCGCGGGTCACCGGAATCGAAACCGGTGGCCGACCCGCACCACGAGACCAGCGCCTAG
- a CDS encoding NAD(P)/FAD-dependent oxidoreductase — MEWECAVIGGGAAGLSGALVLGRARRTTIVVDADDPSNRAAPAIGGLLGFDQRPPDALYATGRAELAAYPSVEYRRAEVTRGRAVDNGYLLDLADGATISAKRVLLASGMAYCPPSLPGLEELWGRSVFQCPFCHGWEMRDKPLAALASGSQGVHMALMLRGWTDDVVLLTDGRSELSLDDRRVLQASGVEVDDRRVVGLIGADGALTEIAFADGTRLTRQGLLVEAPVRQRSPLAAELGATCTPGPLGTEPLAVDTIHRTSAHGVFAAGDVCTQQPHIAGAIASGSQAAMIIVQSLLADEFGLPYPPVD; from the coding sequence GTGGAATGGGAATGTGCGGTCATCGGCGGTGGCGCCGCCGGGTTGAGCGGGGCGCTGGTGCTGGGCCGGGCCAGGCGCACGACGATCGTCGTCGACGCCGACGACCCCAGCAACCGGGCAGCACCCGCGATCGGCGGGCTGCTCGGCTTCGATCAGCGGCCACCCGACGCCCTGTACGCGACCGGGCGGGCCGAGCTGGCGGCCTATCCCAGCGTCGAGTATCGGCGCGCCGAGGTGACGCGCGGCCGTGCCGTCGACAACGGCTATCTGCTCGATCTCGCCGACGGCGCCACGATCTCGGCGAAGCGGGTGCTGCTGGCGTCGGGGATGGCCTACTGCCCGCCGTCGCTGCCCGGACTGGAAGAGCTGTGGGGCCGATCGGTGTTCCAGTGCCCCTTCTGTCACGGCTGGGAGATGCGCGACAAGCCCCTGGCGGCACTGGCCTCGGGCAGTCAGGGCGTCCACATGGCGTTGATGCTGCGCGGCTGGACCGACGACGTGGTGCTGCTGACCGACGGGCGCTCGGAGCTGAGCCTCGACGACCGCCGGGTGCTGCAGGCCTCCGGCGTCGAGGTCGACGATCGCCGGGTGGTCGGATTGATCGGCGCCGACGGCGCACTGACCGAGATCGCGTTCGCCGACGGAACCCGGCTGACGCGGCAGGGTCTGCTGGTGGAGGCTCCCGTGCGGCAGCGCTCTCCGCTGGCCGCCGAACTGGGGGCGACGTGCACCCCGGGGCCGCTGGGCACCGAACCGCTCGCCGTCGACACCATCCACCGCACCAGCGCGCACGGCGTCTTCGCCGCCGGCGACGTGTGCACCCAGCAGCCGCACATCGCCGGGGCGATCGCCTCGGGTTCACAGGCGGCGATGATCATCGTGCAGAGCCTGCTGGCCGACGAGTTCGGACTGCCCTATCCGCCCGTCGACTGA
- a CDS encoding DEAD/DEAH box helicase: MNSTKTFADLGVSQPLIDALTARGISSPFPIQQETLPDTLAGRDVLGRGKTGSGKTLAFSIPLVSRLAGRKRRPSHPSGLILAPTRELATQISAALAPLAAVNNLTVTTIFGGVSQHRQVQALRAGADIVVACPGRLEDLMKQKLVSLDNVAVTVIDEADHMADLGFLPGVTRILAATPADGQRLLFSATLDNGVDKLVKRFLRNEVLHSVDSPESHVPAMTHHVFHVAGPQDKKDLVHRLASGTGRRILFMRTKHHARKMAKQLTDAGIPSVDLHGNLSQPARDRNLAAFSSGQVRVLVATDIAARGVHVDDIELVVHIDPPAEHKAYLHRSGRTARAGSAGDVVTVVLPEQRRETQALLRRAGIQVAPQQVTANSDAVSKVAGEVAPYRAPEPRVVAAPAPRPSTPRRSAGSSGSSRRRSRRPAGAGGRSYQR, encoded by the coding sequence TTGAACAGCACCAAGACCTTCGCCGATCTCGGCGTTTCCCAACCCTTGATCGACGCGCTCACCGCGCGGGGAATCAGCTCTCCCTTCCCGATCCAGCAGGAGACCCTGCCCGACACCCTGGCCGGCCGTGACGTGCTCGGCCGGGGCAAGACCGGCAGCGGTAAGACGCTCGCCTTCTCGATTCCGCTGGTCAGCCGGCTCGCCGGCCGCAAGCGCCGTCCGTCGCATCCGTCCGGTCTCATCCTGGCGCCCACCCGCGAACTGGCGACCCAGATCTCGGCAGCCCTCGCGCCGCTGGCCGCTGTGAACAACCTCACGGTGACCACCATTTTCGGCGGTGTCTCCCAGCACCGGCAGGTGCAGGCACTGCGCGCGGGCGCCGACATCGTCGTCGCCTGCCCGGGCCGGCTCGAGGACCTGATGAAGCAGAAGCTGGTCAGCCTCGACAATGTGGCCGTCACCGTCATCGACGAGGCCGACCACATGGCCGATCTGGGCTTCCTGCCCGGCGTCACCCGCATCCTGGCCGCCACCCCGGCCGATGGTCAGCGGCTGCTGTTCTCCGCGACGCTGGACAACGGTGTGGACAAGCTGGTGAAGCGCTTCCTGCGCAACGAGGTGCTGCACTCGGTGGACAGCCCGGAGTCGCACGTTCCCGCGATGACCCACCACGTCTTCCACGTCGCCGGCCCGCAGGACAAGAAGGATCTCGTGCACCGGCTCGCCTCGGGCACCGGTCGGCGAATCCTGTTCATGCGCACCAAGCATCACGCCCGCAAGATGGCCAAGCAGCTCACCGATGCCGGTATCCCCTCAGTTGATCTGCACGGCAACCTTTCTCAGCCCGCACGCGACCGCAACCTGGCCGCGTTCAGCTCCGGTCAGGTCCGGGTGCTCGTCGCGACCGACATCGCCGCGCGCGGGGTGCATGTCGACGACATCGAGCTCGTGGTGCACATCGACCCGCCCGCCGAGCACAAGGCGTACCTGCACCGGTCGGGCCGCACGGCACGCGCCGGCAGCGCCGGCGATGTGGTGACCGTGGTCCTGCCCGAACAGCGCAGGGAGACACAAGCTTTGCTGCGCCGGGCCGGAATTCAGGTGGCCCCGCAGCAGGTGACCGCGAACTCTGACGCAGTGAGCAAGGTCGCCGGTGAGGTGGCGCCTTACCGGGCGCCTGAGCCTCGCGTTGTCGCCGCTCCGGCACCGCGGCCTTCAACACCGCGCCGGTCGGCCGGTTCGTCCGGATCCTCGCGGCGGCGTTCGCGTCGCCCGGCGGGTGCCGGCGGGCGGTCGTACCAGCGCTAG
- the speB gene encoding agmatinase, whose protein sequence is MPVGPVDASITPRYAGPATFARLPRLDQVTCADVVVAGIPFDSGVSYRPGARFGPTHVREASRLLRPYNPAMDVSPFELVQVADAGDIAVNPFNIDEAIETIEGAAAELTADNTKLVTIGGDHTIALPLLRAAAAKHGPVALVHFDAHLDTWDTYFGAAYTHGTPFRRAVEEGIVDTEALSHVGTRGPLYGKKDLEDDRRFGFGIVTSSDVYYQGVREVVDKLRTRVGSRPVYVSIDIDVLDPAHAPGTGTPEAGGMTSRELLEILRGFRGLNLVGADVVEVAPAYDHAEITGVAASHVAYDLVSLLALGAED, encoded by the coding sequence ATGCCTGTTGGACCCGTCGACGCGTCGATCACGCCCCGCTACGCCGGGCCCGCGACGTTCGCCCGGCTGCCCCGCCTCGATCAGGTGACGTGCGCCGACGTCGTCGTCGCCGGCATCCCGTTCGATTCCGGGGTGTCCTACCGGCCCGGCGCCCGGTTCGGCCCCACGCACGTCCGTGAGGCGTCGCGGCTGCTGCGGCCCTACAACCCGGCCATGGACGTGTCGCCGTTCGAGCTGGTGCAGGTCGCCGACGCGGGCGACATCGCGGTGAACCCCTTCAACATCGACGAGGCGATCGAAACCATCGAGGGCGCCGCCGCCGAGCTGACCGCCGACAACACCAAGCTGGTGACGATCGGCGGCGACCACACCATCGCGCTGCCGCTGCTGCGGGCGGCCGCCGCCAAGCACGGTCCCGTCGCGCTGGTGCACTTCGACGCGCACCTCGACACGTGGGACACGTATTTCGGTGCCGCGTACACCCACGGCACTCCGTTCCGCCGGGCGGTGGAGGAGGGCATCGTCGACACCGAGGCGCTCTCGCATGTCGGCACCCGTGGCCCGCTGTACGGCAAGAAGGACCTCGAGGACGACCGCCGCTTCGGTTTCGGCATCGTCACCTCGTCCGACGTCTACTACCAGGGCGTGCGGGAGGTCGTCGACAAGCTGCGCACCCGGGTGGGGTCGCGGCCGGTGTACGTGTCGATCGACATCGACGTGCTCGACCCCGCGCACGCGCCGGGGACGGGGACGCCCGAGGCCGGCGGCATGACCAGCCGCGAGCTGCTCGAGATCCTGCGCGGCTTCCGCGGACTGAACCTGGTGGGTGCCGACGTCGTCGAGGTGGCGCCGGCCTACGACCACGCGGAGATCACCGGGGTGGCCGCCTCGCACGTCGCCTACGACCTGGTGTCGTTGCTGGCGCTGGGCGCCGAGGACTGA
- a CDS encoding threonine aldolase family protein, with protein MASVSVSAAFASDNAAPAHPAALEALARANDGPAPSYGDDALTAQAADALREAFDSPGADVLYAFTGTAANIIALASAVQPWHEILCSDVAHVLLDEAGGPVRLSGAQLTRLPSVDGLIAVDELDRRVARRGPVHHSQPRIVTITQSTENGRVWQAPDIKGFVDHAHDLGLLVHVDGSRVANAIAAQQVSPIDAVGDADIVTVGGTKNGMLFGDAILVRRPEHFDGIHFVQKQIGHLASKHRYVAAQFLAFLTDDLWLQTAAHANAMARTLGDGLESLGLHLASPVEANEVFVRLDPPELERLSRSYAVHQPDLDEPVWRFVCSWATTREDVDGALAALR; from the coding sequence ATGGCGAGCGTGTCCGTCTCTGCCGCCTTCGCCTCCGACAACGCCGCACCCGCGCACCCGGCGGCGCTGGAAGCCCTCGCACGAGCCAACGACGGACCGGCACCCTCCTACGGCGACGACGCCCTCACCGCCCAGGCCGCCGACGCGCTGCGCGAGGCGTTCGACTCCCCCGGCGCCGACGTGCTCTACGCGTTCACCGGCACCGCGGCCAACATCATCGCGCTCGCCTCGGCGGTGCAGCCGTGGCACGAGATCCTGTGCAGCGACGTCGCGCACGTGCTGCTCGACGAGGCGGGCGGCCCGGTGCGGCTCTCCGGCGCGCAACTGACCCGGCTGCCCAGCGTCGACGGCCTCATCGCCGTCGATGAACTCGACCGGCGAGTCGCTCGCCGCGGCCCGGTGCACCACTCCCAGCCGCGCATCGTCACCATCACCCAGTCGACCGAGAACGGCCGGGTGTGGCAGGCGCCCGACATCAAGGGCTTCGTCGACCACGCCCACGACCTCGGCCTGCTCGTCCATGTCGACGGTTCACGCGTGGCCAATGCCATTGCTGCCCAGCAGGTCTCGCCGATCGACGCGGTCGGCGACGCGGACATCGTCACCGTGGGCGGCACCAAGAACGGCATGCTGTTCGGCGACGCGATCCTGGTCCGCCGACCCGAGCACTTCGACGGAATCCACTTCGTGCAGAAGCAGATCGGCCATCTGGCCAGCAAGCACCGCTACGTCGCCGCCCAGTTCCTCGCGTTTCTCACCGACGACTTGTGGCTGCAGACGGCCGCGCACGCCAACGCGATGGCCCGCACGCTCGGCGACGGCCTGGAGTCGCTGGGCCTGCACCTGGCGTCGCCGGTCGAGGCCAACGAGGTGTTCGTGCGGCTGGATCCCCCCGAGCTCGAGCGGCTGTCCCGGTCCTACGCGGTGCACCAGCCCGACCTGGACGAGCCGGTGTGGCGGTTCGTCTGCTCGTGGGCGACCACCCGCGAGGACGTCGACGGCGCGCTCGCCGCGCTGCGGTAG
- a CDS encoding Lrp/AsnC family transcriptional regulator has translation MDGAIIGLLEHDGRLTHLDIAAAIGLSRSAAATRVHRLISSGQVVVRGVVHPAVLGRGALAHVSVVVAGPAAPIARALAGRGDVAFLSLTSGPYGLVAEIRAGSMSEIDRAIGEVRALDGVAGVDTLGYVEVVRDVIGPVGEVGVTVDDVDRRLLRALQDDGRASYVDLAAAVGLSPAGARRRVVRLIENNVVRVGAVVRHSGQDRQSALGLGIRLTGPHDAVVAALQKMAAVIFVARVLGRYDLLVTVRAFSSAQLVDIVDVVREFDGVGAVDSWVHLDVVKENYASGLPN, from the coding sequence GTGGACGGCGCGATCATCGGTCTGCTCGAACACGACGGCCGGCTGACGCATCTGGACATCGCCGCCGCCATCGGCCTGTCCCGCTCGGCCGCGGCCACCCGGGTGCACCGGCTGATCAGCAGCGGACAGGTGGTGGTGCGCGGAGTCGTCCACCCCGCGGTGCTCGGGCGCGGGGCGCTCGCCCACGTCAGCGTCGTCGTCGCGGGCCCCGCCGCGCCGATCGCCCGCGCGCTGGCCGGCCGGGGCGATGTCGCGTTCCTGTCGTTGACCAGCGGGCCGTACGGGCTCGTCGCCGAGATCCGCGCGGGCTCGATGTCCGAGATCGACCGCGCGATCGGTGAGGTGCGCGCCCTCGACGGGGTGGCGGGCGTCGACACGCTCGGCTACGTCGAGGTGGTGCGCGACGTGATCGGTCCCGTCGGTGAGGTCGGCGTCACGGTCGACGACGTGGACCGTCGGCTGCTGCGCGCTCTTCAGGACGACGGGCGCGCGTCCTATGTCGATCTGGCTGCGGCCGTGGGACTTTCGCCCGCCGGGGCGCGCCGGCGGGTGGTGAGGCTGATCGAGAACAACGTGGTGCGCGTCGGTGCGGTGGTGCGGCACTCGGGCCAGGACCGGCAGAGTGCGCTGGGTCTGGGCATCCGGCTGACCGGCCCGCACGACGCCGTCGTCGCGGCGTTGCAGAAGATGGCGGCGGTGATCTTCGTCGCCCGTGTCCTCGGCCGCTACGACCTGCTCGTCACCGTCCGCGCGTTCTCGTCCGCGCAGCTGGTCGACATCGTGGACGTGGTGAGGGAATTCGACGGGGTCGGCGCGGTGGACAGCTGGGTGCACCTCGACGTCGTCAAGGAGAACTACGCGTCGGGTCTTCCCAACTGA
- a CDS encoding TVP38/TMEM64 family protein, protein MVDTEGTPETSRRRHIVRLALFAALLAVLFYLTAIQRVIDVEAVRDAIESAGPLAPLAYVAVSSVLGALLVPGPLLAGGSGFLFGPVLGTFVTLAATVGSAVLTSVAGRRAGRDSARALLGPDRAAKVDALIRRGGLWAVVGQRFVPGINDALASYAFGAFGVPVWQMAVGAFIGSAPKAFAYTALGSTLGSFSVPLLIAAIAVWCVTAVAGAFAAHRGWRAWRSKP, encoded by the coding sequence ATGGTTGACACCGAAGGCACCCCCGAGACGTCGCGGCGCCGCCACATCGTGCGGCTTGCGCTGTTCGCGGCGCTGCTCGCCGTGCTGTTCTACCTGACCGCCATCCAGCGCGTGATCGACGTCGAGGCGGTGCGCGACGCCATCGAGTCGGCGGGTCCGCTGGCCCCGCTGGCGTACGTGGCGGTGTCCTCGGTGCTCGGCGCACTGCTGGTGCCCGGCCCGCTGCTGGCCGGGGGCAGCGGGTTCCTGTTCGGCCCGGTGCTGGGTACGTTCGTGACGCTGGCCGCGACGGTCGGGTCGGCGGTGCTGACCAGCGTCGCGGGCCGGCGGGCCGGCCGGGACAGCGCCCGCGCGCTGCTCGGGCCCGACCGCGCCGCGAAGGTCGACGCGCTGATCCGCCGCGGCGGGCTGTGGGCGGTGGTCGGGCAGCGGTTCGTGCCGGGCATCAACGACGCGCTGGCGTCGTACGCGTTCGGCGCGTTCGGCGTCCCGGTGTGGCAGATGGCGGTGGGGGCGTTCATCGGCTCGGCGCCCAAGGCGTTCGCGTACACGGCACTGGGCTCGACCCTGGGGTCGTTCTCGGTGCCTCTGCTGATCGCCGCGATCGCGGTGTGGTGCGTGACGGCGGTCGCCGGTGCGTTCGCCGCGCACCGCGGCTGGCGGGCTTGGCGGTCCAAGCCGTGA
- a CDS encoding YceI family protein, which produces MAASAWTLDPSHGELLLTTGVTGPAAAMGHRLTIAMTAWHATVTWSGDEPSAVELTVDVDSLEVLRGDGGVKGLTGVEKALARSNALKSLDAKRYPQIRFSSDEVTAVDGGYRLSGTLEIHGRSRPRSVDLRVEDLGETWRMACDAVVSHKDFGVKPYSLMMGAMKVADEVAVSFRAEHSKA; this is translated from the coding sequence ATGGCAGCCTCCGCGTGGACCCTGGACCCCTCGCACGGAGAACTCCTGCTGACCACCGGGGTCACCGGCCCGGCCGCCGCGATGGGGCACCGGCTGACGATCGCGATGACGGCCTGGCATGCGACGGTGACGTGGTCGGGCGACGAGCCGTCCGCGGTGGAGCTGACCGTCGACGTCGACTCCCTCGAAGTCCTGCGGGGCGACGGCGGGGTCAAAGGGCTGACCGGTGTGGAGAAGGCACTGGCCCGCTCCAACGCGTTGAAAAGCCTTGACGCCAAGCGGTATCCGCAGATCCGCTTCTCCAGCGACGAGGTGACGGCCGTCGACGGCGGCTACCGGCTGTCCGGCACGCTGGAGATCCACGGCCGCTCCCGGCCCCGGTCGGTGGATCTGCGTGTCGAGGACCTGGGGGAGACCTGGCGGATGGCCTGCGACGCGGTGGTCAGCCACAAAGACTTCGGGGTCAAGCCGTACTCGCTGATGATGGGCGCGATGAAGGTGGCCGACGAGGTCGCCGTGTCGTTCCGGGCCGAGCACTCCAAGGCCTGA